In Drechmeria coniospora strain ARSEF 6962 chromosome 03, whole genome shotgun sequence, the DNA window ccgttggcggcggcgacgccgatgagCTGCTTCCGCAGAATGCCGGCGAGGTactcctcgccctcgggaAACTCCCAGCCGACCTCCCTCACCTTGGCGTCGATGAGCTTGAGCGTAAAGTTCTCGAGGCCCCTCTTgaggtcggcgtcctcgttGAAGACGCCCTTGACCGACGAGATGGAGTCGAGAACCTGGGTCCAGACGAGGGGATGCGTCTCCTTGCCGAAGCCCCGGAGGAAGATGAGgagcgaggccgtcgtggcgtCGCCCGAGAAGGcgaggtcggccgtcgagccgatcATGGCAATCTTGTCCTCGGTCGAGAGCCTGTCGAGCTGCGTGCTCAGCTTCTCGAGGCGCGAGGGTGGGTAGTTGACGCGGTAGAAGCCCGTGGCGCCGCTGTTGAGCTTGTAgaagccatcgtcgacgtcgcggaTCGTCTCACTCTTCTGCGTCAAGGACAGGTCGGCCACGCCCGGCTGGCCCTTCCTGCCCTCGAGACCCAGGGGAACCCACCAGGTGGTGGTGTCGTCCTCGGGCTTGACGTCGCCCGTCGAGAGGAAGCGGGACTGCTTGACCGAGATCTGGCCGggcgcctcggccaccgTCAGGACGGGATGGCCAATCTTGGAGATCCAGGGGCCCatgaggccgtcgacgtccttgcCCGACGCCTCGCTCAGCGCGTCCCAGAGCGCCTTCGTCTTGGCGTTGCCGTACTTGTGCGCCTTGAGGTAGTTGGAGACGCCCTTGAGGAACGTCTTGACGCCGAGGTGGTTGGCGAGCATGCGGATGGCGGAGCAGCCCTTGAGGTAGCTGATCGAGTCAAAGATCTGATTGACGTCGAGCGCGTCGCGGACGGGCACGTGGATCGGGTGGCTCGcgcggatgccgtcgaggcgaaAGGCCGCCTCCATGCCCTCGTTGACGAACTGGGCCCAGACCTGCCAGTCGGGGTGGAGGTGGTCGACGGCGTACCAGCCGACCCACGTGGCGAAGCCCTCGTTGAGCCAGAGCTCGTCCCACCAGTCCATGGTCACGAGGTTGCCGAACCACTGGTGGGCGAGCTcgtgggcgacgacgtaGGCGACCGAGTTCTTGAAGCGCGCGTCCGAcgtggcctcgtcgaagaGCACCTGCGTGGTGCGGTAGGTGACGAGGCCCCAGTTCTCCATGGCGCCGTGCGTGAACTcgtggacggcgaggaggtccGACTTGGGCAGGGGGTAGTCGATGTCGAAGATTTCCGAGAAGAAGTCGATGATCTTGGGCGCGTGCTCGAGCGCCCACCGGCCCTGCTCCTTGAGGCCGCGCGTCGTGTAGACGCGGACGGGGAGCTGCTTGCCGTTGTAGCGGCGGTCCGTGTGGGCCTCGACGTACTCGaagtcgccgacggcccaggCGAGGAGGTAGGTGCTCATGATGGGCGTCGTCTCGAACGAGACGACGTTCCAGCCCTCCCTGGTCGCCTTGGTCTCCTTGACGGGCATGTTGctgagggcgacgaggtcggcgggcACCTCGATGTCGAAGTCGAACGTGGCCTTGAGGTTGGGCTCGTCGAAGCAGGGAAAGGCGCGGCGGGCGTCGCAGGACTCGAACTGGGTGCTGAACATGTAGTGccactcgtcgtcgcggggcaccgagccggccggcgtcaccgtcggcttgtacttgctgcggTAGAAACCGGCCATGTCGTTGTTCAGGACGCCCTCGAAGTCGATGGCGACCGACGCCTGGCGGGAGACGGGAATTTCCTGGTCGAAGGTGATGGTGGCCCGCTGAGCACGATCATCGTAGCCGAAGTTGGTCGACTCGATGGCTTGCGACGACTTGGTGTGATCGAGCATGAGCTTCGCGCGCGAGAGTTTGATTTCGAGCGTGTTGAGGACGATCTGCTTGGTCGGCTTGaccacctcgacgtcgatgctATCCGGACGTCAGTGCATCGGCCGGGCAGGGTgacacgacacgacacgacacgaATGGCCGGGCAGGAGAGGGCTCACGTCACGGTTCCCTTGTAGGTCCATGCCTTGAAATCGAGCTCTCCGAGGGAGACCTTGTAGTGAATGGGCTTCACGTTGTCGGGGAGAACTTCGCGGTCGGCCATCTTGTCGAGATGTCTTGCTCTCGCGTGGGCGGAGCAGGGACGAGAAGGGGTCGAGGGACGAGGGAAGCGAGGTAGAGGGCTAGATGGGGATGTCGGATTAGCACGAAGAGAAGCGGCAGACGAAACCGACGAAGCTTCCACCGACTTGTTAGCGAGCAGAGTTGGGTATCGGCAGAGCCCTCTGGTAGCTAGAAGATTTTCAAGAAAGCCTCCTGGAGCGAGCGGTGGAGAGCCTTTGTTTGTATGAATGATGATGGCTCGGATGCGGAGGaagggaaggggaaggggatTGATGGACGAGCTGCGTGCTGCACTCGCTGCTGCGTTATTACACGTAATAACTCATCCCCGTCGCTCCTGCTCGTTCGTTCGTATTGACGGTGCGGGGCATGCGAGCAGGAAGGAGGGGGccgaagggggggggggcgggagGCAGGAGGGGGCCAGCCGGAGGGGCAAGAGCGATGGGGATTGCTCGGAAGGAGGTGGGTGAGCGGCGGATAAGGTAGGCACGAGCCAGAGCAGGATCGGCGAGAAGGTGGGATCGGCGAGAAGGTGGTAACGACGGTGCGAGGAAGGACCAACCTCGGTCAGCGGAAGGATAGAATCTGAGAAGAGGAAGGAAGAcaacagcacatgtactccgtaagtacacctgctcAGGTACACCGATGAGTCTGCACAAAGATGCATAcccaagtgctccgtactattaCCTGTAGTACTACTCTGTacacttgtgcaagtacgtagcAGGTGAAGTACGTAGCAGGTGAAGTACGTAGCAGGTGAAGCACGTAGCAGGTGGTGCTTACAATAGTGGCGGGATATCGCTCTCTCAAACAGGCATGCTGGACTCGTACGTGCAACTGTAGGCAAGCTCGTGTCGGAACAACGATGCTCACATCGTTCATACACTTACCTTGGCAAGGCCGAACCTTTGCTCAGGTGCGTTCGGATAGAAGCGGAGGATCGTGGTTTGCTTCCGAAATGTCGCTGGCCACCACTTACGGTCACGGTCACGGTCACACGCCCGCTCGCAATGCCACCCACACTCGGGTTGAGACGTGGCCGTAGCCCGCTGTAGCTGGCGAAGAAAGCCCTCAGACCGGGAGCCGTATGCGGGTGGCCATGGCTCCcaccggcctcggcggctgctgcatgGCTTCGAATCTCCCTCGCGAGACGGCTCCAAcatctcgccgtcctcgtcaggcttcccggcatcgtcatggcAGCGCACCGGCCCCGGTCGGATCCGAAAAAGAGGAATGCTTCGACTCGCTCGGATTCGCtttgctgctgccgtcgggGGATCTGCTTGGCAGCCGTGCAATGCCGTGGCCGCTCCACTCCGCTGTCCGTCGATGTAGGATAAAAAAAATCAGCGAGGCGTGGGAATTGTTGTTTTCTCCTGTGACACAATGGCACACTatttgcactgtactccgtacagagtacatgtatgtacgtATACTCCCATGTACCCGGACTTATACAACCTACTGCAGATGTACAgtgatgtacagtaagtatcAATAAttctactgtacttacagtacatgtttgtaggtacggagtgcttattacttaggtaggtaggcacggagtactccgcactacAACTCGGTacggtacaggtacatacagtacagtgtaattactgtacttggagttGGCATCTAGCAAGGTGGGCACTATCATGTTCACACTTCGTACCCGTACATGGATACGGCAGTTTTTAGAGTATGACAGAGCAGAACGCAAGCACCTACGAGCAAGGTACAAACGAGCCGAGAGAATCAAGAGTGATATTACAATGCAATCAAAGCCTTGAAGTGATCATGCATCTGCAGGAcgtggacgatggcggcgccgcaCAGCGCTCGTTGTCTTATGGCGGCTAACTAAGCTTCGCCCAAGCACGGCACTATGTATGACAGGAACCGTGGCGCACAGTGCTCATACATCCAAggtaagcacagtacatgaGAATACGGAGTGCCCTGTACAATGTtcttacctacagtacttctCCGCACCGGAgtccgtacttgggtgttattaatattagtattactatacggagtactgtaaatactcaagtaagtactccgtacttgtgtaggcaagtacttgtccgtacttgggtgttATTAATATTAGTTGTATtactatacggagtactgaaaATActcaagcaagtactccgtacttgtgtaggcaagtacttgtatacgtGCTTACttatgtgcggagtacttaccaCAATAACAGGCACAGTGGCCGATCACGTCATCCCCTGCCTCGCCCAACCCTCTCCGCCTCTCCCATTCATTCTCAGGCTCTGGCCAGacaccaccatcaccgcaGCCGATCACAACTCGGCAAGGCCGCCACGTATAAAATGCTAAACAAATTCTCGCGTTACGCTTCCACCTTGCCGCCAGCCACATGGCCCTCAGCAGGGCAACTAGGCTCGAATCAAGGCCGCGTGCAATTATACGGCTGACGGAGCGCCCGCGTTGAAAATGCCTCTGGCCACGCCCGCCACGGCCGTGCCTCTtggccaacgacgacgaccttcCCAGAGCTGCAAAGGCAACCCGACGGGCGCTTCGGACATCGTTGCCGCGCATGATGCGCAGCGGAAACGACGGAAACGACAAGCATGAGACTCTCacccctcgccggcctgctgctgccttTCCTGCCTCACGTCTCCTCCTGGCTCGTCCCCCgagggctcgacgacggccactaCACCATCGCCTTCCCCGACGGCAACTTTTCCTCGCCCGACCACCGCATCGTGAAGCGCGGCCAGGACCCCTGGCGGAGCACCGGACCATGGCCCAAAGATCCACCGTGGCCCGGCGAGATATCACCACCCCGCCGCGACGATTCCCACGGCAAACCCGAGGACTCGCTGCAGATCAGCCACTACCAGTGCGACTTTGCGAGCAATGAGCATGTCCCCTGGTTCGAGTACGAGTCTGCCTTCAACTCCCTCGGCGATTACTGCGATCGTttcctcgtcttcgcccgCACCATCCACATCAGCGTCTCGcgcggcggcaccgccgtcgccttcgtctgCAACTCCCACGAGACCCTCCCCGCTCCGTGCTCCCGCCTCGAGTTCCGCTGGGTCGAGCGCAACTATCTCGACCCCTACTGTGGCCACCTGCGCCCTGGCCAGGCGTACGCGCCGATGGTGGGAAAGTGGTACGGCAGGGcccatgccggcggcgagctgtGCACCGGCGAGGGGAGGACGTCGCACTTCGAGCAACGGTGGAAGTGGTCTTTGCCGCCGAAGGATAAATTGGCCTGCAAGCACAACTGCGACGTGCCGGATGGGAAGggtggcatcgtcggcgagtcGATGGCCGGTGCTCGCGGCCGGTGATGCCGGCGGACGAGCCTGTGCTGGGCTCCCACTCCGGCTCGGCCAGCGGCATCGCCGTACAATCATTTGGCTTCCACCCGTTAGCCTCTTGCTTGTTCCGGCTGGGATTCGCAAGTACATCGCCACCGGCACCACCGTCATCAACATCGTCATCGCGTCGTATTGCCATGATACATTCTGTGATAAATTTCGAGCGCCGCAACGTCAAGGCAGAGCCGAGCCGAGCAAAGCAAAGCGTTCAACCAGCACGACACCCGTCTCCACACGCTCCATCGCTGTATTCTTCGTCCCTGATATAAATCCTCATCCATGGTTCCGAACCCGTTCGTCCATCCGTCAAGCCCCGCCCGGCCATGCTCCGAACAACAAAGCCAAACGCCGATGCGCCAAAATAACCAGTACGCCTGTCCGTCATGTTCGTGTCATGATGAGCAAATTCTAGACATGCCCGTCCCGTGATGCGAGCTCCTTCCCTCGTGGCCATGCCATGCAGCCACGAGGCGACGGGGAAGGaaaatgaaaaaaaaaaaaacgtCGCGGCGTCAAGATGAGGCCGGCTGGAGGTTCTCCTCGCGCACCTTGGTCGCCACGGCATCCCACCAGGTGCTGTGCGCCGCCCGATCCGCCGACCCGACCCTGTCCAGCAGGTCCGAAATGTGTCGCACCTTGTCGACGAACTCGGACAGACCCAGGCTGGCCAGCTTTTCGCCGGCCGAGTTggcggccttgaccttgtcgCTCGCGGAGCCGGGCGCCAGCCGGGCGAGGATGTTGCCTCGGAGGCGCGTCATGAGCAGGCGCAGGACGGGCTCGCGAGGCTCGGCGGATTGCCGAGACATGTCCTCGCTCGCGCCGAGCAccttggcgacgagggcgcggagCTGCTTCTTCGtcacggccggcatcgagcggccggcctcgagagcCGACATGGTGCCCTCGACGGTCGCCTCGAGCGGCAGGTCGTCGGTCTCGAGCACCGTCATGATGCGCGACGCCTCCATCCTCCACTGCATGCGCACGTCGCGCTTGAGCAGGTTCTTGCACTGgagcaggacggcgccgacggtgacgatgcgcCGGACCATGGTCGAGACCTGGTTGATgcgctcgaggtcgaggcgcAGCATCTCGGGCACGCGATCCGCCGTCACGGGCGTCGGCAGGGTGAAGACGTCGACAAGCAGCTGAGCGTAGAAgcgagccgccgtcggctgcgaCCGGGGATGGCAGATACCCTCGGGGTCGCGCTTCTGAACCTCGGCCGTGaccttggcgacggcgcccttccaggcggcctcggcgacgtccaGACGCATGCCGGCGTGGGTGACGTCCCAGCCGAAGCGCTTCGCCTCGTACTGGGCGGCCGACTCGATGAGGCgcggggcggcgacgcggagCATGTAGTTGATGTAGTCGCACAGCATCACGTCGATGAAGCCGTTGAGGGCCTCGACGCGGTCCGTCAagctgccggcgccgagccggtTCCGCACGAGGTCCtgcacctcgtcgtcccggAAGGGCGCGCACAGCTTCGGCAGCAGCGaagccatggcggcgaagaagtTTTCGTAGGAAAAGTGACCGATGGTGAACTGCTGCTCGGCCATGTCAGGGTCCAGAATCTCGCCGATGAGGGTGTGCATGGGGTTCCCCGGCGTCAGGAGACGCTGCAGCTTGTCCTTGAtgctggcggcgaggaggatgaagatGCGAAAGTTGGCCTCGGGCTTGTCGTCGGCAGTGACGTCTCGCATCTGCGCGTACAGGGGCCGGATGAGGAtggcctgctgctcgaggtAGTCGGCGAGAGGAATCTGATATTCCCGGTTGATGGCGAGCtcgtggacgacgacgcggttGTCGGGGAGCAAGCCGTGAAGCTCGACGTGGGCCGGCGCGGCGTCGGTctcgcccttgccgacgggcgtggccggcggcgtgagggtctgcgacgtcgtcgtcggcgcgaggccggccgGGGGCGCATGGCcaggggcggcggcggcggcggcgtcggcccccCGGGGCTTCGTGTCGCCCGTCTGCTTCTTGGCGCCGCGAGCCTTTCGGGCCTCGGAGACGGCGCGGAAGAGCATCCTCTTGCCccgctcggcgccggcgagcttcTTGATGCGCACGATAAGCATCAGCTGGCTGTCCTGGATGCTCTTGCGGtagaggccggcggcggcgtcgtcgctcgtGTCCTTGACGGTCTGGAagatggcgtcgagctcgacgaacTGCATGACCATGACCTCGATGAGGGCGTTGGAGTCGCGCGACTTCCACGAGATGAAGGCGTTGTAGAAGACGGCGTAGGCCTCGGGCAGCGTCCTCctcagcgccggcggcgtcgtgtaccggttcgacgacgacaggcgGACGAGTATGCGTTCAAAGGTGATGAGCAGGTCCCTGGCCTTGCCGATGAGATCCTGCAATTGCGGGTTGGCGAGGTCGCCGGCCGGCATGCGGTGGGCCGACAGGGGGTGGTCGtctttgtcgtcgtcgtcgtcgtcgtcggcggcggcggcctcgtgctTGTTGAGGAGGACCTGGTTGgggtggccgaggatgagaaAGGCGCCGAGAAAGGTgcggacggcggccatctcctcgacggACCTCGGGCCACCCTCGCGAAGGCCGCAGATGCGGAGCAGACGGGCCGTGACGAGCAGGACGTTCTCGCGcgccagcagctcgacgacggcgtcaaaGGACGTGTcgcggatgccgtcgacggacaggccgaggccgttgAACTGGCGGATGATGGTCCTCCGCAGGCGGCCGCGCCACCAGCCCTGGAGGCgcgtggcggcgacgtcgtcggtcaGCCGGGGCCGGTCGGCCTCCTTGACGGGCGGCAGGAGCTCGAGCTGCTTCCTCGCCATGATGCTCTGGCCTCGACCGCGGGGGGTGGCGCTCCGGCTTCGCAGCTcgtcccgccgccgctcggcctcggccatgcgCTCCTCCATCTTGGCCTTcatcttggccgcctcctgcTCGCGCTTTTCCTTGGTCAGCTCGGCCACCTGCTTGGCCTTCCTCACCTCCTCGGCGCAGCTGGCGACGATCTCGGCGAGGTTACGCTCCCTCGCctgctgggcggcgagggcgcgctCCTCCGAGGCGGTGTGGCCGCGCGGCGTGGCCTTGACCATGGCGGCGCGGAGGCGAACCTTTTCCGCGTGGGCGGCGCGGTCGGCCAGGCGGGCTCGTCGGTCCTCGAGGAAGGAGGCTCGACGCAGGTGCTGAGcgatgtacttgctctgCCCGCTCTCGCGGCCGGTCGAGGGCTGGATCGAGGAGCACCGGGAAtgggccgacgagatggagtTTCGacgcgacgaggcggccgagtcctTGCGGCGGGCGTGGGAGGGTCGGTAGaagcgggcggcgacgcgcgGGGGCGGCGTGTAGATGCGGGCATCGCGGTccaagacgtcgacgtcggcgggagGCATGGtcaggtcgacgtcgacggcgaggccgacttcgccgtcgacgtccatggcctcgacggaGCCCAGGCCCCTCGACTCCTCGAGGTTGCGCGACGGGTCGGACAGGTCGACCGAGGGACGGCGCATCGGGTCGgcgtggtggtggtggtggtggtggtggtcgtGAGGGAGGTGAGTCGACGGGGAGGCGTCGCGAAGGAGTGCGAAGCCGAGGCGAAGCAGGCTGCTACGGCGTGACCGCTGGCCGAGAGGGTGAGGGACGGCTGCGGCACCGAGGTCGAGAAAGGTTCCGCCGGCGTGGGTGCGGGTGGCGAGGCGGAATCGGCGACAGaaacgtcgtcggcgagtcggccgtcgtcggcttggcAGCACTCGCCTCGAGTCTCGGACCGGCCGGAAGGAATGAGGGTGAGAGGTCGGTCGGGGCTGGGCCGTGGGTGGTGTCGAAGGTGCGAGCAGAGGCACCGAGGGCCCGGCGAGAGGTGCTGCCGGATGAAAGTAGATGACGAGAGGCTGTGGCGAGAATGACGGCCAGTAGGTCCCATGGGCGACGACTGCTCGAGGCCGGACGGCAAACACGATGGGTCGAAGAAGAAATACCTGGGATTCGGATCTTGAAGCGAACGGCGACGAATGTCCAGGCCGGCGAACAGCGCAGCAGCAAGCACGCCAACGCTTCCGCTGGCAGGGGCTGGGGTCGGGGTGtaggggagggagggggggggaggaggaggaggagaggggaggggaggggccgaaggggcggcgatggcgtgTGTGATGTTTGCGGAAGAATGTGCACGCCCGGCGAGCAAGGCTTCACGCGAGGCTGCCACCCAACAATAGCGGACGTCGGAAAatggacgacgagcgggcGTGACATGGCCCCTAGCGCCCGCCGCTCAGCGCTCCGTAGGGGCTAGCGACCACGATTCTAGGTACCTCTAGTACTAACGTAGGTAGTATGTAGGTACCTCTAGTAGGCAGCTGCTGGTGGTCATTATTCCTCGCAGGGGGGCGAGGGATGGATGCGCACAGCGACAAGTACAGCTATAACTgattattacagtactccctACTCTGCAACTGCACCCGCTGCACAACCACCCgcacagtattacttgtactcgccAGCGGCGGAGCGCACAAGCATCGGCACAATCAGCAACCATTTGCCTCGGAGGGTTGGCAGCATCCTACCCTGCGTCGGGCATTTTCTACAGTACGATTCGGCCCAGCATGCCATGATCGCATGCCGTTCCCTTCCTTGCTGCCTGCAGGTGGCATTACGGCAACCACAACGATGACGCCTTTGTGCATTTCCCTCGGCATCCATACCCCCTGCCTGC includes these proteins:
- a CDS encoding aminopeptidase translates to MADREVLPDNVKPIHYKVSLGELDFKAWTYKGTVTIDVEVVKPTKQIVLNTLEIKLSRAKLMLDHTKSSQAIESTNFGYDDRAQRATITFDQEIPVSRQASVAIDFEGVLNNDMAGFYRSKYKPTVTPAGSVPRDDEWHYMFSTQFESCDARRAFPCFDEPNLKATFDFDIEVPADLVALSNMPVKETKATREGWNVVSFETTPIMSTYLLAWAVGDFEYVEAHTDRRYNGKQLPVRVYTTRGLKEQGRWALEHAPKIIDFFSEIFDIDYPLPKSDLLAVHEFTHGAMENWGLVTYRTTQVLFDEATSDARFKNSVAYVVAHELAHQWFGNLVTMDWWDELWLNEGFATWVGWYAVDHLHPDWQVWAQFVNEGMEAAFRLDGIRASHPIHVPVRDALDVNQIFDSISYLKGCSAIRMLANHLGVKTFLKGVSNYLKAHKYGNAKTKALWDALSEASGKDVDGLMGPWISKIGHPVLTVAEAPGQISVKQSRFLSTGDVKPEDDTTTWWVPLGLEGRKGQPGVADLSLTQKSETIRDVDDGFYKLNSGATGFYRVNYPPSRLEKLSTQLDRLSTEDKIAMIGSTADLAFSGDATTASLLIFLRGFGKETHPLVWTQVLDSISSVKGVFNEDADLKRGLENFTLKLIDAKVREVGWEFPEGEEYLAGILRKQLIGVAAANGHAEVVKEALRRFNAWVENPDANAIHPSLRGSVWRNAVRKDAARAVDVLKGEWFNTKSIDGKLICLQALSAAEDEELLRTSIVPFNFNSSPPNNAVPSADMHALGMGLAANPAGRVVQWEFMKGNWDVCLAKLGNPIVLDRFIRVSLGGFTDDAVIDDIDGFFKDKDTSSFNRTLGTVKDKIRGRASYKKRDSAALKEWLGANGYL
- a CDS encoding IQ calmodulin-binding motif domain protein, with amino-acid sequence MTTSSCLLEVPTYYLPSREALLAGRAHSSANITHAIAAPSAPPLPSPPPPPPPSLPYTPTPAPASGSVGVLAAALFAGLDIRRRSLQDPNPRYFFFDPSCLPSGLEQSSPMGPTGPPLAGPSVPLLAPSTPPTAQPRPTSHPHSFRPVRDSRRVLPSRRRPTRRRRFCRRFRLATRTHAGGTFLDLGAAAVPHPLGQRSRRSSLLRLGFALLRDASPSTHLPHDHHHHHHHHADPMRRPSVDLSDPSRNLEESRGLGSVEAMDVDGEVGLAVDVDLTMPPADVDVLDRDARIYTPPPRVAARFYRPSHARRKDSAASSRRNSISSAHSRCSSIQPSTGRESGQSKYIAQHLRRASFLEDRRARLADRAAHAEKVRLRAAMVKATPRGHTASEERALAAQQARERNLAEIVASCAEEVRKAKQVAELTKEKREQEAAKMKAKMEERMAEAERRRDELRSRSATPRGRGQSIMARKQLELLPPVKEADRPRLTDDVAATRLQGWWRGRLRRTIIRQFNGLGLSVDGIRDTSFDAVVELLARENVLLVTARLLRICGLREGGPRSVEEMAAVRTFLGAFLILGHPNQVLLNKHEAAAADDDDDDDKDDHPLSAHRMPAGDLANPQLQDLIGKARDLLITFERILVRLSSSNRYTTPPALRRTLPEAYAVFYNAFISWKSRDSNALIEVMVMQFVELDAIFQTVKDTSDDAAAGLYRKSIQDSQLMLIVRIKKLAGAERGKRMLFRAVSEARKARGAKKQTGDTKPRGADAAAAAAPGHAPPAGLAPTTTSQTLTPPATPVGKGETDAAPAHVELHGLLPDNRVVVHELAINREYQIPLADYLEQQAILIRPLYAQMRDVTADDKPEANFRIFILLAASIKDKLQRLLTPGNPMHTLIGEILDPDMAEQQFTIGHFSYENFFAAMASLLPKLCAPFRDDEVQDLVRNRLGAGSLTDRVEALNGFIDVMLCDYINYMLRVAAPRLIESAAQYEAKRFGWDVTHAGMRLDVAEAAWKGAVAKVTAEVQKRDPEGICHPRSQPTAARFYAQLLVDVFTLPTPVTADRVPEMLRLDLERINQVSTMVRRIVTVGAVLLQCKNLLKRDVRMQWRMEASRIMTVLETDDLPLEATVEGTMSALEAGRSMPAVTKKQLRALVAKVLGASEDMSRQSAEPREPVLRLLMTRLRGNILARLAPGSASDKVKAANSAGEKLASLGLSEFVDKVRHISDLLDRVGSADRAAHSTWWDAVATKVREENLQPASS